One window of Solwaraspora sp. WMMA2056 genomic DNA carries:
- a CDS encoding type II toxin-antitoxin system PemK/MazF family toxin produces the protein MKRGDVVLVDLNPIIGAEAAKRRPSVVVSNDAANRSAVSRGRGVITVAPVTSNTSRVYPFQILLPPDPGTGLTVASKCQAEQIRSIDVARVHRRLGALSPEQLRDLDAAIRLHLDL, from the coding sequence GTGAAACGGGGCGACGTGGTCCTGGTCGACCTCAACCCCATCATCGGAGCGGAGGCGGCCAAGCGCCGACCATCGGTCGTGGTCAGCAACGACGCCGCCAACCGCAGCGCGGTGTCGCGCGGCCGGGGCGTCATCACCGTCGCGCCGGTGACCAGCAACACCTCCCGGGTCTACCCGTTTCAGATCCTGCTGCCGCCGGATCCGGGTACCGGGCTGACCGTGGCCTCCAAATGCCAGGCCGAGCAGATCCGCTCCATCGACGTCGCCCGGGTGCATCGCCGGCTCGGTGCGCTCTCCCCGGAGCAGCTCCGGGACCTCGACGCCGCCATCCGGCTGCACCTGGACCTGTGA
- a CDS encoding serine hydrolase, producing MIAVTVAALRFVPDAPLASAAGQPAAGQWHDGVPQSDPTPTPQASPTLPPLAVAPADVRLDVDGWWSWALLDQRTGEIHGSANLAETSTTASLIKAWIGADYLRRAAEDGRTPDDYRMYQLEIMIRDSDNAVAEQLWQEIGRSAAIDRMIDICGLTDSSSTENRWSTTLLSPRDVARLGACIADGRAAGATWTDWLLTQMRTVRSPGDFGVLQAFDGAEAADIAIKNGWVIRDEERQWHVNCLAIGDGWTIGVMVRFPTSHDYSYGGQVCQDVTAQLRAAAATPAEAGTPAESAAPPDVEVDGTGAGAGRPSGQEELRAVGG from the coding sequence ATGATCGCCGTCACGGTCGCCGCTCTACGGTTCGTCCCCGACGCGCCGCTGGCCAGCGCCGCCGGGCAGCCCGCCGCCGGGCAGTGGCACGACGGCGTACCGCAGTCGGATCCCACACCCACCCCGCAGGCCAGCCCGACGCTGCCACCGCTGGCGGTGGCGCCGGCCGACGTACGACTCGACGTCGACGGCTGGTGGTCGTGGGCGCTGCTCGACCAGCGCACCGGGGAGATCCACGGGTCGGCCAACCTGGCCGAGACCAGCACCACCGCGTCGTTGATCAAGGCCTGGATCGGTGCCGACTACCTGCGCCGGGCCGCCGAGGACGGCCGTACGCCGGACGACTACCGGATGTACCAACTGGAGATCATGATCCGGGACAGCGACAACGCGGTGGCCGAGCAGCTCTGGCAGGAGATCGGCCGGTCGGCGGCGATCGACCGGATGATCGACATCTGCGGACTCACCGACAGCAGCTCCACCGAGAACCGGTGGAGCACCACCCTGCTGTCCCCCCGCGACGTCGCCCGGCTCGGCGCCTGCATCGCCGACGGGCGGGCGGCCGGCGCGACCTGGACGGACTGGTTGCTGACCCAGATGCGTACCGTCCGCAGCCCCGGCGACTTCGGCGTACTGCAGGCCTTCGACGGCGCCGAGGCAGCCGACATCGCCATCAAGAACGGCTGGGTGATCCGCGACGAGGAACGGCAGTGGCACGTCAACTGCCTGGCGATCGGTGACGGCTGGACCATCGGCGTGATGGTCCGCTTCCCGACCAGCCACGACTACAGCTACGGCGGCCAGGTGTGCCAGGACGTGACCGCCCAGCTCCGCGCGGCGGCAGCGACACCTGCGGAGGCAGGGACACCTGCGGAGTCTGCGGCACCGCCGGACGTCGAGGTCGACGGCACGGGCGCAGGGGCGGGCCGGCCGTCAGGCCAGGAAGAACTCCGGGCCGTCGGCGGGTAG
- a CDS encoding ribbon-helix-helix protein, CopG family: protein MKVSVSLPDDDLAFVERYARDRGKTRSAVLHEAVQLLRQRDLAAEYESANDEWVSSGEADVWDAVTGDLLR from the coding sequence ATGAAGGTCAGTGTGAGTCTGCCCGACGACGACCTCGCCTTCGTGGAACGCTATGCCCGCGACCGTGGCAAGACGCGCTCCGCCGTCCTGCACGAGGCCGTCCAGTTGCTGCGTCAGCGCGACCTGGCCGCCGAGTACGAGTCGGCGAACGACGAATGGGTGTCCAGCGGTGAGGCCGACGTCTGGGACGCCGTGACCGGAGACCTGCTGCGGTGA
- the paaA gene encoding 1,2-phenylacetyl-CoA epoxidase subunit PaaA, whose amino-acid sequence MRETPGGILGEVEAAEAELRAAAARHRAGPTADPGRHDDPATYFTGTIEADQKIEPRDWMPDGYRRTLIRQIAQHAHSEIIGMQPEGNWLSRAPSLHRKAILLAKVQDEAGHGLYLYAAAETLGVTREELVDLLLSGRQKYSSIFNYPTLTWADVGAIGWLVDGAAIINQVPLCRCSYGPYARAMIRICKEESFHQRQGYEILHTLAHGTPGQRQMAQDAIDRWWYPSLAMFGPPDADSTHSAQSMSWKIKRFSNDELRQRFVDMCVQQIGSLGLTLPDPHLRWNEQRQAYDFTAPDYAELHRVISGDGPCNRQRLAHRRAAHDDGGWVRAAARAYADKQAARSATATRSAAATAGAGAR is encoded by the coding sequence ATGCGTGAGACACCGGGCGGCATCCTCGGCGAAGTCGAGGCCGCCGAGGCGGAGCTGCGAGCGGCCGCAGCCCGGCACCGGGCCGGGCCGACTGCCGACCCGGGGCGGCATGACGACCCCGCCACGTACTTCACCGGGACCATCGAGGCGGACCAGAAGATCGAGCCGCGCGACTGGATGCCGGACGGCTACCGGCGCACCCTGATCCGGCAGATCGCCCAGCACGCGCACTCGGAGATCATCGGTATGCAGCCCGAAGGGAACTGGCTCAGCCGGGCCCCCAGCCTGCACCGCAAGGCGATCCTGCTGGCCAAGGTCCAGGACGAGGCGGGCCACGGCCTCTACCTCTACGCCGCCGCCGAAACCCTCGGGGTGACCCGCGAGGAACTTGTCGACCTACTGCTGTCCGGCCGCCAGAAATACAGCTCCATCTTCAACTACCCCACGCTGACCTGGGCCGACGTCGGTGCCATCGGCTGGCTGGTGGACGGCGCCGCGATCATCAACCAGGTGCCGCTGTGCCGCTGCTCGTACGGCCCGTACGCCCGCGCCATGATCCGCATCTGCAAGGAGGAGTCGTTCCACCAGCGTCAGGGGTACGAGATCCTGCACACCCTCGCCCACGGCACCCCTGGCCAGCGACAGATGGCCCAGGACGCCATCGACCGCTGGTGGTACCCGTCCCTGGCGATGTTCGGCCCACCCGACGCCGACTCCACCCACTCGGCCCAGTCGATGAGCTGGAAGATCAAGCGTTTCTCCAACGACGAGCTGCGGCAACGCTTCGTCGACATGTGCGTCCAGCAGATCGGGTCCCTCGGCCTGACTCTGCCGGATCCGCACCTGCGCTGGAACGAGCAGCGTCAGGCGTACGACTTCACCGCCCCCGACTACGCCGAACTGCACCGGGTGATCAGCGGCGACGGCCCCTGCAACCGGCAGCGGCTCGCCCACCGTCGGGCGGCACACGACGACGGCGGGTGGGTGCGCGCCGCCGCCCGGGCGTACGCCGACAAGCAGGCCGCCCGGTCCGCGACCGCGACCCGGTCCGCCGCCGCGACGGCCGGGGCGGGCGCCCGATGA
- a CDS encoding AAA family ATPase, whose product MPVPDLDTELATERAHLAASRAALQRMRQRAETLFAAGDTVAGDAYTAETLGRHLSRRVAELADDPHTPLFFGRLDFGPADDATAPTDQATAPTDQITGRHHIGRRHVADDAGEPLVLDWRAPVSRAFYQASAADPQQVRVRRRFGYVGGDITGFEDEHLDRGEELGTSSRILTTEIERPRVGPMRDIVATIQPEQDALVRADLGTSICVQGAPGTGKTAVGLHRAAYLLYAYRERLRRAGVLIIGPNRAFLAYIANVLPALGEVEVAQCTIADLIDAVPVRGVDDPAVAALKHDPRMAEVLRRAVAAYLGEPQEPITVADGSYRWRIGAEALHRVVATVRAENPPYLLGRERVLARVVALLQRQAETRRAESPSDAWLRRMARVAPVRGFLDQVWPAPTAPQVVAALLTDARRLADAATGVLDDAEQAALIRPAARSLGSVRWTDADLVLIDEVAGLLHRPAGFGHVIVDEAQDLSPMQCRVIARRSEHGSITLLGDLAQGTAVWAATDWRDALTHLGRPQTRVVPLSVGFRVPAVVVALANRLLPALGVDVPPGVSLRRDGSLSVRTVADLATATVAEVRAALTHDGSVGVIAARDTTAGLRDALAAAGVATTDVDDPDPAVRVTVVAATDVKGLEYDHVIVVEPAQIVAAEPRGLHRLYVVLTRAVSRLVVLHSAPLPDALADD is encoded by the coding sequence ATGCCCGTACCAGATCTCGACACCGAACTCGCCACCGAACGCGCCCACCTGGCCGCGTCCCGCGCCGCGCTGCAGCGGATGCGGCAGCGGGCGGAGACCCTCTTCGCCGCCGGGGACACCGTCGCCGGGGACGCGTACACCGCCGAGACCCTCGGCCGGCACCTGTCCCGACGGGTCGCCGAACTGGCCGACGACCCGCACACCCCGCTGTTCTTCGGCCGCCTCGACTTCGGCCCGGCCGACGACGCCACCGCACCGACGGACCAGGCCACCGCACCGACGGACCAGATCACAGGCCGCCACCACATCGGCCGGCGGCACGTCGCCGACGACGCCGGCGAACCACTCGTCCTGGACTGGCGGGCACCGGTCAGCCGCGCCTTCTACCAGGCCAGCGCCGCCGACCCGCAGCAGGTACGGGTCCGCCGCCGGTTCGGCTACGTCGGTGGCGACATCACCGGCTTCGAGGACGAACACCTCGACCGGGGCGAGGAGCTCGGCACCAGCTCCCGCATCCTCACCACCGAGATCGAACGGCCCCGGGTCGGACCGATGCGCGACATCGTCGCCACCATCCAGCCCGAACAGGACGCGCTGGTCCGCGCCGACCTGGGCACCTCGATCTGCGTACAGGGGGCGCCCGGCACCGGCAAGACCGCCGTCGGCCTGCACCGGGCCGCATACCTGCTGTACGCCTACCGGGAGCGGCTGCGCCGCGCCGGAGTGCTGATCATCGGACCGAACCGGGCCTTCCTGGCGTACATCGCGAACGTGCTACCCGCGCTCGGCGAGGTCGAGGTCGCCCAGTGCACGATCGCCGACCTGATCGACGCGGTGCCGGTCCGGGGCGTGGACGACCCCGCCGTCGCCGCGCTCAAACACGACCCCCGGATGGCCGAGGTGCTGCGCCGGGCCGTCGCCGCGTACCTCGGCGAGCCGCAGGAGCCGATCACCGTCGCCGACGGCTCGTACCGCTGGCGGATCGGTGCCGAGGCCCTGCACCGGGTCGTCGCCACGGTCCGCGCCGAGAATCCGCCGTACCTGCTCGGCCGGGAACGGGTGCTGGCCCGCGTCGTCGCGCTGCTGCAACGCCAGGCCGAGACCCGGCGGGCGGAGTCGCCCAGCGACGCCTGGCTGCGGCGGATGGCGCGGGTCGCGCCGGTACGCGGCTTCCTGGACCAGGTCTGGCCCGCACCGACCGCACCGCAGGTGGTGGCGGCGCTGCTCACCGACGCGCGCCGACTGGCCGACGCGGCGACCGGGGTGCTCGACGACGCCGAGCAGGCGGCGCTGATCCGTCCGGCGGCCCGCTCGCTGGGCAGTGTGCGGTGGACCGACGCCGATCTGGTGCTCATCGACGAGGTCGCCGGGCTGCTGCACCGGCCGGCCGGGTTCGGCCACGTCATCGTCGACGAGGCACAGGACCTGTCCCCGATGCAGTGCCGGGTGATCGCCCGGCGCAGCGAACACGGCTCGATCACCCTGCTCGGTGACCTGGCGCAGGGCACCGCCGTGTGGGCGGCCACCGACTGGCGCGACGCCCTGACCCACCTGGGCCGCCCGCAGACCCGGGTGGTGCCGCTGTCGGTCGGGTTCCGGGTGCCGGCGGTGGTGGTGGCGCTGGCGAACCGGTTGCTGCCCGCGCTCGGGGTGGACGTGCCCCCGGGCGTGTCACTGCGGCGCGACGGCTCGCTGTCCGTGCGTACCGTCGCAGACCTGGCGACCGCCACGGTGGCCGAGGTCCGCGCGGCCCTGACGCACGACGGCTCGGTCGGGGTGATCGCCGCACGGGACACGACCGCCGGCCTGCGGGACGCGCTGGCCGCCGCCGGCGTCGCGACCACCGACGTCGACGACCCCGACCCGGCGGTACGGGTGACCGTGGTCGCCGCCACCGACGTCAAGGGCCTGGAGTACGACCACGTGATCGTCGTCGAGCCCGCACAGATCGTCGCCGCCGAGCCACGCGGCCTGCACCGGCTGTACGTCGTGTTGACCCGCGCGGTGTCCCGGCTGGTGGTGCTGCACAGCGCGCCGCTGCCGGACGCACTCGCCGACGACTGA
- the paaE gene encoding 1,2-phenylacetyl-CoA epoxidase subunit PaaE, translating into MAVTISRPVRRRPVFHPLPVFAVDRLTDDAVAVTFAVPSAVRETFRFAAGQHLTVRLVDPAGGPDVRRSYSICSTPAELDDHGRLRIGVRQVPGGAFSGYAVRQLTVGATVDVLPPLGNFTTGFAPQRSRHYGMLAGGSGITPVLSLLATGLATEPASRFTLIFGNRSAHTVMFADEIADLKDRYPTRLQVVHVLSREVTGAQLLSGRIDAARFGQLLDTLVPGDRIDEWFLCGPYGLVTAAQQVLGDRGVPAGAVHSELFHAGDAPTVATPAEPVPAAAEATGAEATGAEVTVLLDGRASTVRMQPGERVLDAALRVRSELPYACRGGVCSTCRAKVVDGAVTMVRNYALEPDELAAGYVLTCQSSPTTDRLTVDYDA; encoded by the coding sequence ATGGCGGTGACGATCAGCCGGCCGGTGCGGCGGCGGCCGGTGTTCCACCCGCTGCCGGTCTTCGCCGTCGACCGGCTCACCGACGACGCGGTCGCGGTCACCTTCGCCGTACCGTCGGCGGTCCGCGAGACGTTCCGGTTCGCCGCCGGGCAGCATCTGACCGTACGGCTGGTCGACCCGGCCGGCGGCCCCGACGTGCGCCGCTCGTACTCGATCTGCTCCACCCCGGCGGAGCTCGACGACCACGGCCGGCTGCGGATCGGCGTGCGGCAGGTGCCCGGCGGCGCATTTTCCGGGTACGCGGTGCGTCAGCTCACCGTCGGGGCGACCGTGGACGTGCTGCCGCCGCTCGGGAACTTCACCACCGGGTTCGCCCCGCAGCGCAGCCGGCACTACGGCATGCTGGCCGGCGGCTCCGGCATCACCCCGGTGCTGTCGCTGCTCGCCACCGGACTGGCCACCGAGCCGGCCAGCCGGTTCACCCTGATCTTCGGCAACCGGTCGGCGCACACCGTCATGTTCGCCGACGAGATCGCCGACCTGAAGGACCGGTACCCGACGCGGCTGCAGGTGGTGCACGTGCTCTCCCGGGAGGTCACCGGCGCGCAGCTGTTGTCCGGGCGGATCGACGCCGCCCGCTTCGGCCAGCTGTTGGACACCCTGGTGCCGGGTGACCGGATCGACGAATGGTTCCTCTGCGGACCGTACGGTCTGGTGACTGCGGCCCAGCAGGTGCTCGGCGACCGGGGTGTGCCGGCCGGGGCGGTGCACAGCGAGCTGTTCCACGCCGGCGACGCGCCGACCGTCGCCACGCCGGCCGAGCCGGTACCGGCCGCTGCCGAGGCGACCGGCGCGGAGGCGACCGGCGCGGAGGTGACCGTGCTGCTCGACGGACGGGCCTCGACGGTGCGGATGCAGCCGGGGGAGCGGGTGCTCGACGCGGCGCTGCGGGTCCGCTCCGAGCTGCCGTACGCCTGCCGGGGCGGGGTCTGCTCCACCTGTCGCGCGAAGGTGGTCGACGGCGCGGTCACGATGGTCCGCAACTACGCCCTGGAGCCCGACGAGCTGGCCGCCGGCTACGTGCTGACCTGTCAGTCCAGCCCGACCACCGACCGGCTCACCGTCGACTACGACGCCTGA
- a CDS encoding menaquinone biosynthesis protein, translating into MSRGDGGAGGELRRPRVGHIQFLNCLPIYWGLMRSGALLDVDLHKDSPERLSAALVAGDLDIGPISLVEYLRHADELLLLPQIAVGSDGPVLSVNVVATRPLEELSGRPVALGSTSRTGVLLARMLLAQRYGVTPEFFTCPPDLTQMLLEADAAVLIGDVALRAHYEAPARGLTVTDLGQAWRDWTGLPMVFAVWAVRRDFAAAHPGRVKEVHQAFLRSRDLCLAELDDVAQAAARWEPFDAATLASYFRVLDFSLGDRQVAGLREFAGRAARLGEAPPLPADGPEFFLA; encoded by the coding sequence ATGAGTCGTGGTGACGGGGGAGCGGGCGGCGAGCTGCGCCGGCCCCGGGTCGGGCACATCCAGTTCCTGAACTGCCTGCCCATCTACTGGGGGCTGATGCGCTCCGGCGCGCTGCTCGACGTCGACCTGCACAAGGACTCGCCGGAGCGGCTCAGCGCCGCGCTGGTCGCCGGTGACCTCGACATCGGTCCGATCTCGCTGGTCGAGTACCTGCGGCACGCCGACGAGCTGCTGTTGCTGCCGCAGATCGCGGTGGGCAGCGACGGCCCGGTGCTGTCGGTGAACGTCGTCGCCACCCGGCCACTGGAGGAGCTGTCGGGCCGGCCGGTCGCCCTCGGCTCCACCTCGCGTACCGGGGTGTTGCTGGCCCGGATGCTGCTGGCGCAGCGGTACGGGGTCACCCCGGAGTTCTTCACCTGCCCGCCCGACCTCACCCAGATGCTGCTGGAGGCGGACGCGGCGGTGCTGATCGGCGACGTCGCGCTGCGGGCGCACTACGAGGCCCCCGCCCGTGGTCTGACCGTCACCGACCTGGGGCAGGCCTGGCGGGACTGGACCGGTCTGCCGATGGTGTTCGCCGTCTGGGCGGTCCGCCGTGACTTCGCCGCCGCCCATCCTGGCCGGGTCAAGGAGGTCCACCAGGCCTTCCTGCGCTCCCGTGACCTGTGCCTGGCCGAGCTCGACGACGTGGCGCAGGCAGCCGCCCGGTGGGAGCCGTTCGACGCGGCGACGCTGGCGTCGTACTTCCGGGTGTTGGATTTCTCCCTCGGCGACCGGCAGGTGGCCGGTCTGCGGGAGTTCGCCGGTCGGGCCGCCCGGCTCGGCGAGGCGCCGCCGCTACCCGCCGACGGCCCGGAGTTCTTCCTGGCCTGA
- the paaB gene encoding 1,2-phenylacetyl-CoA epoxidase subunit PaaB, giving the protein MSEQANATTPTPLWEVFVRPRRGLAHTHVGSLHAPDAVLALRHARDLYTRRQEGVSIWVVPAEAITASSPDEKDAFFDPAADKVYRHPTFYEVPDGVRHL; this is encoded by the coding sequence ATGAGCGAGCAGGCCAACGCCACCACCCCCACCCCGCTGTGGGAGGTCTTCGTCCGCCCCCGGCGCGGTCTGGCCCACACCCACGTCGGCAGCCTGCACGCGCCCGACGCGGTGCTGGCCCTACGGCACGCCCGCGACCTCTACACCCGCCGCCAGGAAGGCGTCTCGATCTGGGTGGTGCCGGCCGAGGCGATCACCGCCTCCAGCCCGGACGAAAAGGACGCCTTCTTCGACCCGGCGGCCGACAAGGTCTACCGGCATCCGACCTTCTACGAGGTGCCGGACGGGGTGCGTCACCTGTGA
- the paaD gene encoding 1,2-phenylacetyl-CoA epoxidase subunit PaaD translates to MSATESAARAAAAAVVDPEIRVLTIDDLGILRGVELDAGTGAVRVTITPTYTGCPAMELIRSEIRAALARAGFAEATVATVLAPAWSTDWISAAGREKLAAAGIAPPHPVTTGPVPVPLTVRCPACGSPRTEQLSRFGATACKSLWRCQACTEPFEQIKAL, encoded by the coding sequence GTGAGCGCCACCGAGAGCGCTGCCCGGGCGGCGGCCGCCGCGGTGGTCGACCCGGAGATCCGCGTCCTCACCATCGACGACCTCGGCATCCTGCGCGGCGTCGAGCTCGACGCCGGCACCGGCGCGGTCCGGGTGACCATCACCCCGACCTACACCGGGTGCCCGGCGATGGAGCTGATCCGCAGCGAGATCCGGGCGGCGCTGGCCCGCGCCGGCTTCGCCGAGGCGACGGTCGCCACCGTGCTCGCCCCGGCCTGGAGCACCGACTGGATCTCCGCCGCCGGCCGGGAGAAGCTCGCCGCCGCCGGGATCGCCCCACCGCATCCGGTGACCACCGGGCCGGTGCCTGTGCCGTTGACCGTGCGCTGCCCCGCCTGCGGGTCGCCACGGACCGAGCAACTCAGCCGGTTCGGCGCGACCGCCTGCAAGTCGCTGTGGCGGTGCCAGGCCTGCACCGAACCGTTCGAGCAGATCAAGGCCCTGTGA
- a CDS encoding glycosyltransferase has protein sequence MTATLVPGRTYAAAAALLAAVAVWAAHHALAAFGLLTHGSGHRFTAIYVLMYGLLVWQLGFAYLNQPYRVGRAGRRALDALDVAALVPVYNEDPTALRACLESMIGQRRRPRTIVVVDDGSTTGADAYAEIRDWFGPAATQAGIRPVWRRQDNAGKRHAQAAAVVSAPDADVYWTVDSDTISDPHALGELLAPLADPAVQSVAGIVMAANVRSSLLTRFTDLWFVTGQLTDRSSLSVLNAVWVNSGPIAVYRGRVIRDNLDSYLNETFAGRRVPFSDDSMLTLFAMLAGRTVQQPSAFAFALMPEKAGHFLRMFVRWMRGSFIRSLWRMRYLPLRSWAYWLHLIRWATTLLSTTLFVTVAVVIPIREPSLAALPWLVSVPIVIGYAQCLRYLTIRRSDQSTAYQWGTWALAPIAVAWAMLVLRATRWYGVATCWKTGWGTRGTVEVALSAAPVPGQRAGDVEQVPNPDAELAARR, from the coding sequence GTGACCGCGACCCTCGTACCGGGGCGCACCTACGCCGCCGCCGCTGCCCTGCTGGCAGCGGTGGCGGTGTGGGCCGCCCATCACGCGCTCGCCGCGTTCGGCCTGCTCACCCACGGTTCCGGGCACCGTTTCACCGCGATCTACGTGCTCATGTACGGCCTGCTGGTGTGGCAGTTGGGGTTCGCCTACCTCAATCAGCCGTACCGGGTCGGCCGCGCCGGGCGGCGGGCCCTCGACGCGCTCGACGTGGCGGCCCTCGTCCCGGTGTACAACGAGGACCCGACGGCGCTGCGCGCCTGCCTGGAATCGATGATCGGGCAACGCCGACGGCCCCGGACGATCGTCGTCGTCGACGACGGCTCCACCACCGGTGCGGACGCCTACGCCGAGATCCGGGACTGGTTCGGGCCGGCCGCCACCCAGGCCGGGATCCGGCCGGTGTGGCGACGCCAGGACAACGCGGGCAAACGCCACGCCCAGGCCGCCGCCGTCGTCTCCGCACCCGACGCCGACGTCTACTGGACCGTCGACTCGGACACGATCAGCGATCCGCACGCCCTCGGCGAGCTGCTCGCGCCACTGGCCGACCCGGCGGTGCAGTCGGTCGCGGGGATCGTGATGGCCGCCAACGTCCGGTCGTCGTTGCTGACCCGCTTCACCGACCTGTGGTTCGTCACCGGGCAGCTGACCGACCGGTCCAGCCTCTCCGTCCTCAACGCCGTCTGGGTCAACTCCGGACCGATCGCGGTCTACCGCGGCCGGGTGATCCGCGACAACCTGGACAGCTACCTCAACGAGACCTTCGCCGGGCGGCGGGTGCCGTTCAGTGACGACTCGATGCTGACCCTGTTCGCCATGTTGGCGGGTCGGACCGTCCAGCAGCCCTCGGCGTTCGCCTTCGCGCTGATGCCCGAGAAGGCCGGCCATTTCCTGCGAATGTTCGTCCGCTGGATGCGGGGCTCGTTCATCCGGTCGCTGTGGCGGATGCGGTACCTGCCGCTGCGTTCGTGGGCCTACTGGCTGCACCTGATCCGGTGGGCGACGACGCTGCTGTCCACCACGCTGTTCGTGACCGTTGCGGTGGTGATCCCGATCCGGGAGCCGTCGCTGGCCGCCCTGCCCTGGCTGGTCAGCGTCCCGATCGTCATCGGGTACGCGCAGTGCCTGCGGTACCTGACGATCCGCCGGTCCGACCAGTCGACGGCGTACCAGTGGGGCACCTGGGCGCTCGCGCCGATCGCGGTGGCCTGGGCGATGCTGGTGCTGCGCGCCACCCGCTGGTACGGCGTGGCCACCTGTTGGAAGACCGGCTGGGGCACCCGTGGCACCGTCGAGGTCGCCCTGTCGGCAGCCCCGGTCCCCGGCCAGCGGGCCGGCGACGTCGAACAGGTGCCGAATCCGGATGCCGAGTTGGCGGCCCGCCGCTAG
- the paaC gene encoding 1,2-phenylacetyl-CoA epoxidase subunit PaaC, with protein MSGSTPVDQLLCWADDALITAQRLTWWCTRAPELEEDVALANVALDQLGVARLLLTYAAEQLPPGAVPAAPADAPITEDTLAYLRTDQEFHNCLLVELPDDDFAVAIGKLLFVAAYQSQLHAVLRSGPDSRLAAIAGKAAKESAYHFDHARIWTLRLGDGTEESHRRMQRAVDQLWPYTHELVAPPPGGGVADLRESWLGMVGPVLDEATLRRPDDGWRPDGGRHGRHTEHLSYLLAEMQVVYRAHPGARW; from the coding sequence GTGAGCGGCAGCACCCCGGTCGACCAGCTGCTCTGCTGGGCCGACGACGCGTTGATCACCGCCCAGCGGTTGACCTGGTGGTGCACCCGGGCTCCCGAGCTCGAAGAGGACGTCGCGCTCGCCAACGTCGCGCTCGACCAGCTCGGTGTGGCCCGGCTGCTGCTGACGTACGCCGCCGAGCAGCTGCCACCCGGTGCCGTGCCGGCCGCCCCGGCGGACGCCCCGATCACCGAGGACACCCTGGCGTATCTGCGTACCGACCAGGAGTTCCACAACTGCCTGCTGGTCGAACTGCCCGACGACGACTTCGCGGTCGCCATCGGCAAGCTGCTGTTCGTCGCCGCCTACCAGAGCCAGCTCCACGCCGTGCTGCGGTCCGGCCCCGACTCCCGGCTCGCGGCGATCGCCGGCAAGGCGGCGAAGGAATCGGCGTACCACTTCGACCACGCCCGGATCTGGACGCTGCGACTCGGCGACGGCACCGAGGAGTCGCACCGGCGGATGCAGCGTGCGGTCGACCAGCTGTGGCCGTACACGCACGAGCTGGTCGCCCCGCCGCCCGGCGGCGGGGTCGCCGACCTGCGCGAGAGCTGGCTCGGCATGGTCGGACCGGTCCTCGACGAGGCGACACTGCGCCGGCCCGACGACGGCTGGCGACCCGACGGCGGCCGGCACGGCCGGCACACCGAGCACCTGTCCTACCTGCTGGCCGAGATGCAGGTGGTGTACCGGGCACATCCGGGAGCGCGGTGGTGA
- a CDS encoding AAA family ATPase produces MRRVSVVGVPGSGKSTLATALAARLGVPHVELDALFHQPDWQPTPPEEFRAAVADATAGDGWVADGNYSSVQETIWQRADTVIWYDLPRWQVMRQIVWRTVHRAWSRVELWNGNRERWTNLLSRDPEHSIVVWAWQQYPHYRSRYQAALTDPRWSHLRIVRITAHAQARRLLHDLDR; encoded by the coding sequence GTGCGGCGGGTGTCGGTGGTCGGGGTGCCAGGGTCGGGGAAGTCCACCCTGGCCACAGCGTTGGCGGCCCGGCTCGGTGTACCGCACGTCGAGCTGGACGCGCTGTTCCACCAACCGGACTGGCAGCCGACGCCGCCCGAGGAGTTCCGGGCCGCGGTGGCCGACGCGACCGCCGGCGACGGCTGGGTCGCCGACGGCAACTACTCGTCGGTGCAGGAGACGATCTGGCAGCGCGCAGACACGGTGATCTGGTACGACCTGCCCCGCTGGCAGGTGATGCGCCAGATCGTGTGGCGCACCGTGCACCGGGCGTGGAGTCGGGTCGAGCTGTGGAACGGCAACCGGGAACGCTGGACCAACCTGCTCAGCCGCGACCCGGAACACTCGATCGTCGTCTGGGCGTGGCAGCAGTACCCGCACTACCGCAGCCGCTACCAGGCCGCGCTGACCGACCCGCGCTGGAGTCACCTGCGGATCGTCCGGATCACCGCACACGCCCAGGCCCGACGACTGCTGCACGACCTGGACCGGTGA